In the Sarcophilus harrisii chromosome 3, mSarHar1.11, whole genome shotgun sequence genome, one interval contains:
- the LOC100924481 gene encoding olfactory receptor 6M1: MENYTTVTEFVLVAFPVLQELQTFLFVVLLLTYMLTIAGNIIIISLIWTDYRLHTPMYFFLSNLSFLDILFTTVIAPKLLACLLNDRKTISFAGCITQTYFYFFLGTVEFILLAVMSFDRYVAICNPLRYTIIMNSRVCLLLILGCWIGAFLSVLCPAIVVSRLPYCNKEISHFFCDIAPLLQIACIDTHLIEIINFLLSSVVVLSSLVLTIVSYSYIITTILRIPSVQGRQKAFSTCVSHITVVSIAYGSSIFMYVRPNQSYSLDFDKVTAVFTTVVTPLLNPFIYSLRNEKVKEILRESITRVIFSFPRRS, encoded by the coding sequence ATGGAAAACTATACCACAGTGACTGAGTTTGTTCTAGTTGCCTTCCCTGTGCTCCAGGAGCTGCAGACTTTCCTCTTTGTGGTCCTCTTGTTAACATACATGCTAACCATAGCAGgaaacatcatcatcatttcccTGATCTGGACTGATTATCGTCTCCACACCCCAATGTATTTCTTCCTCAGTAACTTGTCTTTTTTGGACATACTGTTCACCACTGTCATAGCCCCTAAGTTGTTGGCCTGTCTCCTTAATGACAGAAAAACCATCTCTTTTGCAGGCTGCATCActcaaacatatttctatttcttcctgggCACAGTTGAGTTTATCCTTCTGGCTGTGATGTCATTTGACCGCTATGTTGCAATCTGCAATCCTCTGCGTTACACTATCATAATGAACAGCAGAGTCTGCCTCTTGCTAATTCTGGGTTGCTGGATTGGAGCTTTCCTCTCAGTTCTGTGTCCGGCTATTGTGGTGTCTAGGTTGCCCTATTGTAACAAGGAGATTAGCCACTTCTTTTGTGACATTGCCCCTCTGTTACAAATTGCCTGTATAGACACTCATCTCATCGAGATTATCAACTTCCTTTTGTCTTCGGTGGTTGTCCTGAGCTCCTTGGTCCTCACCATTGTGTCCTACAGCTACATCATTACCACCATCTTGCGTATTCCTTCGGTCCAAGGCCGCCAGAAGGCCTTTTCCACCTGCGTCTCTCACATTACAGTTGTCTCCATTGCCTATGGAAGTTCCATTTTCATGTATGTGAGACCTAATCAGAGCTATTCATTGGATTTTGACAAAGTAACTGCTGTTTTTACCACGGTGGTGACCCCTCTTCTGAATCCCTTCATTTACAGCTTAaggaatgaaaaagtaaaagaaatcctAAGAGAAAGCATCACCAGAGTCATTTTCTCATTTCCACGAAGATCTTGA